Proteins encoded within one genomic window of Prauserella marina:
- a CDS encoding MlaE family ABC transporter permease, which yields MSSRASTARIPGIGMLRETGKLFALGLDVARGIFQRPFQVREFIQQSWFIASVTILPTALVAIPFGAVISLQFGSLATQLGAQSYTGAGSVLATVQQASPLVTALLVAGAGGSAICADIGARTIREEIDAMEVLGVSAVQRLVVPRVLACMLIAVLLNGMVSVIGVLGGYFFNVVLQDGTPGAYLASFSALAQLPDLWVGELKALIFGFIAAVVAAYRGLNPPPGPKGVGDAVNQSVVITFLLLFVVNFVITLIYLQIVPAKLD from the coding sequence ATGAGTTCTCGGGCCTCGACGGCCAGGATCCCCGGCATCGGGATGCTGCGGGAGACAGGAAAGCTGTTCGCTCTCGGTTTGGACGTGGCTCGCGGTATTTTCCAGCGGCCGTTCCAGGTCAGGGAGTTCATTCAGCAGTCGTGGTTCATCGCCAGTGTCACGATCCTGCCGACCGCGCTCGTCGCGATCCCGTTCGGCGCCGTCATCTCCCTGCAATTCGGCTCGCTCGCCACGCAACTGGGCGCGCAGTCCTACACCGGTGCGGGCAGTGTGCTCGCAACGGTGCAGCAGGCGAGCCCCCTCGTCACCGCGTTGCTGGTGGCAGGGGCTGGTGGTTCGGCGATCTGTGCCGACATCGGCGCCCGCACCATCCGCGAGGAAATCGACGCCATGGAAGTGCTCGGCGTCTCCGCGGTGCAACGGCTCGTCGTGCCGAGAGTACTGGCCTGCATGCTCATTGCCGTGCTGCTCAACGGCATGGTCAGCGTCATCGGCGTGCTCGGGGGCTACTTCTTCAACGTGGTGCTCCAGGACGGCACCCCCGGCGCTTATCTCGCGAGTTTCTCGGCGCTGGCCCAGTTGCCCGACCTGTGGGTCGGTGAGCTGAAAGCCCTCATCTTCGGGTTCATCGCGGCGGTCGTCGCGGCCTACCGGGGACTCAATCCCCCTCCAGGGCCGAAGGGGGTCGGGGACGCCGTCAACCAGTCCGTCGTCATCACCTTTCTGCTGCTGTTCGTGGTCAACTTCGTGATCACGTTGATTTACTTGCAGATCGTCCCCGCGAAGTTGGACTAG
- a CDS encoding MlaE family ABC transporter permease, with translation MAPLAKNAKKIANRPLETLDVLGDQMSFYLRAIAWVPRTIRRYTREVLRLLAEVSFGSGSLAVIGGTVGVMVGLTLFTGVLVGLQGFSALNSIGTSAFTGFLTSFFNTREIAPLVAGLALSATVGAGFTAQLGAMRISEEIDALEVMGVPSLPYLVTTRIIAGFVAVIPLYVIGLLSSYLASRLVVIYIYDQSAGTYDHYFDMFLPPEDVFYSFIKVLIFSVLIILTHCYYGYRATGGPAGVGVAVGRAVRLSIVTVAVVNFFIGFAIWGTDTTVRIAG, from the coding sequence ATGGCACCGTTGGCCAAGAACGCGAAGAAGATCGCGAACCGTCCACTGGAGACGCTCGACGTCCTCGGTGACCAGATGTCGTTCTACCTGCGCGCGATCGCGTGGGTGCCGAGGACGATCCGCCGCTACACGAGGGAAGTGCTGCGGCTGCTCGCCGAGGTCAGTTTCGGTTCGGGTTCGCTCGCCGTCATCGGCGGCACCGTCGGCGTGATGGTCGGGCTGACCTTGTTCACCGGTGTACTCGTCGGTTTGCAGGGCTTTTCCGCGCTGAACTCCATCGGTACGTCGGCTTTCACCGGCTTCCTCACGTCGTTCTTCAACACGAGGGAGATCGCGCCGCTCGTCGCGGGGCTGGCGCTGTCGGCGACGGTCGGCGCGGGATTCACCGCGCAGCTCGGCGCCATGCGGATCTCCGAGGAGATCGACGCGCTCGAAGTGATGGGGGTGCCGAGCCTTCCCTATCTGGTCACGACACGCATCATCGCCGGATTCGTCGCGGTGATCCCGTTGTACGTGATCGGGTTGCTCAGTTCGTACCTGGCTTCCCGGCTCGTGGTCATCTACATCTACGACCAATCGGCGGGTACGTATGACCATTATTTCGACATGTTCCTGCCACCTGAGGACGTGTTCTACTCGTTCATCAAGGTGCTCATATTCAGTGTGTTGATCATCCTGACGCACTGTTATTACGGTTACCGCGCGACAGGAGGTCCCGCCGGTGTCGGCGTCGCGGTCGGCCGCGCCGTCAGGTTGTCCATCGTCACCGTCGCGGTCGTGAACTTCTTCATCGGGTTCGCGATCTGGGGCACTGACACGACGGTGAGGATCGCCGGATGA